Proteins from a genomic interval of Mustela lutreola isolate mMusLut2 chromosome 4, mMusLut2.pri, whole genome shotgun sequence:
- the KLLN gene encoding LOW QUALITY PROTEIN: killin (The sequence of the model RefSeq protein was modified relative to this genomic sequence to represent the inferred CDS: inserted 2 bases in 1 codon) — MPSASARGSLGLVRGASQELHLPRLLQQRGAGAARLLRPENESSQPSALRVSTPSLNVWASKDYCPRCPESEAAAPASGRGRGDRGGFKRRWRDTRVTVGTTFRRRSRVFLVGELSKFPLPYDGWGGKCLSSFARGGXAVCRQRNPEPPGRGGNAGSDGLPPERCRCWRLGSWLHKHPHSSTCPRLPAPLAAASRRPRRESFQAGPTHSRATY, encoded by the exons ATGCCCAGTGCGAGCGCCCGGGGCTCGCTCGGGCTTGTGCGAGGCGCCAGCCAGGAGTTGCACTTGCCGCGGCTTCTGCAGCAGCgcggggcggggg CAGCTCGGCTCCTTCGCCCTGAAAACGAGAGCTCGCAACCGAGCGCGCTGCGTGTGAGCACACCGTCCCTAAATGTCTGGGCCTCCAAGGACTACTGTCCGCGTTGCCCCGAAAGC GAAGCGGCAGCCCCTGCGAGTGGGCGTGGCCGAGGAGACCGAGGAGGGTTCAAAAGGAGGTGGAGGGATACGCGGGTCACAGTCGGAACTACTTTCAGGAGGAGGTCACGTGTGTTCCTAGTTGGGGAACTTTCCAAATTCCCACTCCCCTATGATGGCTGGGGAGGCAAGTGCCTCTCGTCCTTTGCTCGGGGTGG TGCCGTGTGTCGGCAGCGGAACCCCGAGCCTCCGGGTCGCGGCGGAAACGCAGGCTCCGACGGCCTCCCGCCCGAGCGCTGTCGGTGCTGGCGCCTGGGGAGCTGGTTACACAAGCACCCACATTCGAGCACGTGCCCCCGCCTCCCCGCACCGCTGGCCGCGGCTTCTCGCAGACCACGGAGGGAGAGCTTCCAAGCTGGTCCTACCCATTCGCGagctacctactga